A genomic segment from Pyrodictium occultum encodes:
- a CDS encoding ATP-binding protein, with protein MRLRLPRRARVRRELRLADVWLMERWPVETLDASKMTDPPFADIGGAGSVLESLVDQAVSGRGGIYVVVGGPGSGKTTLLKTLHSRLRRGGVYSVYVNASGRSLDDLVAGLCTILGCTEPSLDSLREKLRERAAEKGAMALLVDDIDRMAGGNIDDVIKLLTTLTSAQRELGRSLLIVFSMARDTLARLSLDPLTRGLIKSYMEVIDMDEHLVKSPSDLARLIYAHFQRVRPRSLSKKAAATLSRYPLHPIRDQSVINVLYDVIGDDTPRVYLEKLDELLRIAASSRSRLVSVSHANVLARRILQARRGAIPLTQIRAVILRRYVNGLLAGGLVVLGTMAVTLSMINLVPPGLKLPYIVVGLVLMLVGVLVHMKSVSAP; from the coding sequence ATGAGGCTGAGGCTTCCCCGGCGCGCGAGGGTGAGGAGGGAGCTGAGGCTAGCGGACGTCTGGCTCATGGAGCGCTGGCCGGTGGAGACCCTCGACGCCTCCAAGATGACTGACCCACCGTTCGCCGACATAGGCGGCGCCGGCTCGGTTCTGGAGAGCCTCGTGGACCAGGCGGTGTCGGGCAGGGGCGGGATATACGTAGTAGTCGGCGGCCCCGGCTCGGGCAAGACGACGCTGCTCAAGACGCTTCACAGCCGGCTCCGCCGGGGAGGCGTGTACTCGGTCTACGTCAACGCCTCGGGCCGCAGCCTCGACGACCTGGTGGCCGGCCTCTGCACGATACTCGGCTGCACCGAGCCGAGCCTCGACTCGCTGAGGGAAAAGCTCCGGGAGAGGGCCGCCGAGAAGGGGGCTATGGCTCTGCTAGTAGACGATATCGACAGGATGGCGGGCGGGAACATCGACGACGTGATCAAGCTGCTCACAACCCTCACCTCGGCCCAGCGGGAGCTGGGCCGCAGCCTGCTCATAGTGTTCAGCATGGCCCGTGACACCCTGGCGAGGCTCAGCCTCGACCCGCTCACCAGGGGGCTGATAAAATCCTACATGGAGGTTATAGACATGGACGAGCACCTGGTGAAATCCCCCAGCGACCTGGCGAGGCTTATCTACGCCCACTTCCAGCGGGTACGGCCCCGCAGCCTAAGCAAGAAGGCGGCCGCCACCCTGAGCCGCTACCCCCTCCACCCCATCAGGGACCAGAGCGTCATAAACGTGCTCTACGACGTGATAGGCGATGACACCCCCCGCGTGTACCTAGAGAAGCTCGACGAGCTCCTAAGGATAGCGGCCAGCTCGCGCTCACGCCTGGTAAGCGTTTCACACGCGAACGTGCTCGCCAGAAGGATCCTCCAGGCCCGTCGCGGGGCGATACCCCTAACCCAGATCCGAGCCGTCATCCTACGCCGCTACGTCAACGGCCTCCTGGCCGGCGGGCTCGTAGTACTGGGCACGATGGCCGTAACACTCTCAATGATAAACCTCGTGCCACCAGGCCTCAAGCTGCCGTACATAGTCGTGGGCCTGGTGCTGATGCTGGTAGGCGTGCTCGTGCATATGAAATCCGTATCGGCCCCCTAA
- a CDS encoding signal peptidase I produces MSNDYLDLTVPEEGSLTGALLALAVLGVIVAVGLSLRGTLPRFAVIQTTSMVPTLVPGDVVMITHVNPNDIHIGDIIAFNLVAYDIDSQGRPVDVRRTVIVVHRVIGKKVINGHLYFRTKGDNNPTPDPWYVLPQGVLGKAEKVASLGSFGLVLTNPVGRIFVIVMMLSSLVLLLSTVRSYSKGIREDLESYM; encoded by the coding sequence ATGAGCAACGACTACCTAGACCTCACTGTGCCGGAGGAGGGCTCACTGACTGGAGCCCTACTAGCCCTGGCCGTGCTCGGCGTCATTGTAGCGGTTGGGCTAAGCCTGCGGGGCACTCTGCCGCGCTTCGCGGTGATCCAGACGACGAGCATGGTTCCAACCCTCGTGCCCGGCGACGTTGTTATGATAACCCATGTAAACCCTAATGACATACACATAGGTGACATAATAGCCTTCAACCTGGTGGCATATGATATCGATAGCCAGGGGAGGCCCGTAGACGTAAGACGCACGGTAATAGTGGTCCACCGCGTGATAGGCAAGAAGGTTATCAACGGGCACCTCTACTTCCGCACCAAAGGCGACAACAACCCCACGCCAGACCCCTGGTATGTGCTCCCTCAGGGCGTGCTGGGCAAGGCCGAGAAGGTGGCCAGCCTGGGCAGCTTCGGCCTGGTGCTAACCAACCCGGTAGGGAGGATATTCGTGATAGTCATGATGCTCTCGTCCCTGGTGCTCCTGCTAAGCACTGTGAGGAGCTATAGTAAAGGTATACGTGAGGACCTCGAGAGCTACATGTAG
- a CDS encoding nucleotidyltransferase, which translates to MYSIQDLAWLLSRLQRHGVKGVIVGSTVVELELRRRRFEDDVDIFALEPSPLIEEERYHAIAEEEGWQVAYTALGTPKFVARLPSGEEVIVEFYENIHDYYIPPEMLERAGKRRLGNIEARLLRLEDYIVLKAKAARETDIEDLKIIREYIDEGRLKVDERLIRQGIELLPEEDKRFVANKLREIGFNI; encoded by the coding sequence GTGTACAGCATTCAGGACCTGGCGTGGCTGCTTTCGAGGCTGCAGCGGCACGGGGTGAAAGGGGTCATAGTGGGGAGCACGGTCGTAGAGCTAGAGCTGCGGCGTAGACGGTTCGAGGACGACGTAGACATCTTCGCCCTGGAGCCCAGCCCGCTGATAGAGGAGGAAAGGTACCACGCCATAGCGGAGGAGGAGGGCTGGCAGGTAGCCTACACGGCGCTGGGCACGCCGAAGTTCGTGGCGAGGCTCCCCAGCGGCGAGGAGGTTATAGTGGAGTTCTACGAGAATATCCACGACTACTACATACCGCCCGAGATGCTCGAGAGGGCGGGCAAGAGGAGGCTAGGGAACATCGAGGCCAGGCTGCTAAGGCTCGAAGACTACATAGTGCTCAAGGCGAAGGCGGCGCGGGAGACCGACATAGAGGACCTGAAGATAATACGCGAGTACATAGACGAGGGCAGGCTCAAGGTGGACGAGAGGCTGATCAGGCAGGGCATAGAGCTGCTGCCCGAAGAGGACAAGCGGTTTGTGGCCAACAAGCTACGGGAGATAGGCTTCAACATATAG
- a CDS encoding PKD domain-containing protein codes for MKPGRLLMLILLLLALAAPLLAGLPAGASGPTAIDRDITVNTVLTRDGSPYVVTRDIRIMAQVKIESGVTIIFAPGVTVTVERGVILAEGTRSEPVILVGRGTLVVVSSVLVFKHVVVRNGLEFAEFTSSNATFIDSVVQGGISFRSAYRSLYNSSLLLDNVTIQGDLELESIGLGNESTVVYGSRIELSRVNATGAFTIHARATGLQLRVPVTYNVTAGNKTVTVTSYKLIPAIMYAVYDSNITVSDSSFSNMSIVVDRSYAGEGAAVFRSTVTLERVRLGKLIVEGPDGLLSSQFSVLDSSLEGVVLHGYGLYNGTSSGRALDYSSFTAVNSVLGSVAVRGESIADNWIREDWGLYGKSTVMRLERCQLDSLTVDGEKGGVGNKARLLVLYSRINGGIYIKSVEDATAVVSYSCPLGQGLYGLRVDSGYVYAGHNWWGDPSGPAAPGNTGGKGSRIMLGEKATVDYRPWLTTRPTWCVKGRPPVAGFWFTPRRVYWGSNVTFYGLLSYDPDGNITEYHWDFGDGTVASGAIVTHVFEKPGVYNVTLTVVDNTGLRGSKTAAIEVLRRPARVEAQSIIVTRGSLARLEARLLDGLSGRPIVGRSVSFYVDGRLVGTGRTDRSGVAVVEFDTSWLGLGRHDVVARFEGDSLYAPAKAGAAVEVVSYRVSLTGYTASPGSVDPGGQAIATLRLRLEGEGSVDATLVINMFGKSYSAKAPLFPGANVVEVPIQVPRDAAAGSYDASATLYIAGKPYASWRLHNLLQVKPVVSASVEEVRVLDLPVVGKSFRVEVKVANEGNTAAKLRVHISIEGLGEADSAEELVPLGGDTSFIVSIPVPPTAYPGTYTASIEVLDSSGRAVATATTSIRIRSVVVEPQLESASVDIARRGLVAHVSFYNPSERDSVFLARFLVVRGQGNCVNVSACAIYDYAQVVTVPARSHRTLDVSMSLGTVSLKPLDVLSVVLEIYDDTGSYLLKRYQIARVPVIELLRRSVGVDVTPSYIAAPPGGKVDVKIVVSSGVRIAGAALEPVNESSIARLFLPATRVDIEPGEFTTLWAGVQVSPVAAPGSEDTLYLVLRLGGQALATVPIRVKVPYVKLEVKKLESYRNLAVLEVSVANLDSIDFKNAILSISFPDSVTVLEAEPGNHTAGTASLRSGLLRPGETLSMRVKVALRSGSSIPYSVVLRAVPDGASESFTLASTSGQIPLGPSRAGPTTASQRPTTPTTATPAGGAATPTTAAHATPAPAAGGVTLTRRQRALIVLAVSIVAVVSLLAAMGKLRLRRSRGARRASRGP; via the coding sequence TTGAAGCCCGGAAGGCTGTTGATGCTCATTCTCCTCCTACTAGCGCTCGCGGCGCCGCTGCTCGCAGGCCTCCCGGCGGGGGCGAGCGGGCCCACGGCGATAGACCGCGATATAACGGTTAACACTGTTCTGACCCGCGACGGGAGCCCCTACGTGGTAACCAGGGATATACGCATAATGGCGCAGGTCAAGATAGAGAGCGGTGTCACAATCATATTCGCGCCCGGCGTCACCGTCACTGTGGAGCGGGGGGTTATACTCGCTGAGGGCACGCGGAGCGAGCCCGTCATCCTCGTCGGCCGCGGCACCCTCGTGGTTGTTAGCTCTGTGCTCGTCTTCAAGCACGTCGTGGTGAGAAACGGGCTTGAGTTCGCAGAGTTCACAAGCTCCAACGCGACGTTCATAGACTCCGTGGTGCAGGGAGGCATCTCCTTCCGGTCAGCATACAGGAGCCTCTACAACTCAAGCCTCCTGCTGGACAACGTGACCATACAGGGGGACCTTGAGCTGGAGTCTATCGGCCTGGGTAACGAGTCTACAGTGGTCTACGGGTCCCGGATAGAGCTGAGCCGCGTCAACGCCACCGGCGCCTTCACGATACACGCGCGCGCGACGGGGCTGCAGCTGCGGGTCCCCGTTACCTACAACGTGACCGCCGGCAATAAGACTGTCACTGTTACCAGCTACAAGCTCATACCAGCCATCATGTACGCCGTGTACGACTCCAACATAACGGTGTCGGACTCCAGCTTCTCCAACATGAGCATAGTGGTTGACAGGAGCTACGCCGGGGAGGGGGCGGCGGTGTTCCGCAGCACCGTAACCCTGGAGCGCGTCAGGCTCGGCAAGCTCATCGTGGAGGGCCCTGACGGGCTCCTCTCCTCCCAGTTCAGCGTGCTCGACTCCTCGCTGGAGGGCGTCGTCCTCCACGGCTACGGCCTCTACAACGGGACCTCCTCCGGCCGGGCGCTTGACTACTCGAGCTTCACGGCGGTGAACTCCGTCCTAGGCTCCGTGGCTGTGAGGGGGGAGAGCATAGCGGACAACTGGATACGCGAGGACTGGGGCCTCTACGGGAAGTCGACGGTTATGAGGCTTGAGAGGTGCCAGCTCGACAGCCTGACCGTGGACGGCGAGAAGGGCGGCGTGGGCAATAAGGCGAGGCTGCTTGTCCTATACTCCAGGATCAACGGCGGCATATACATCAAGAGCGTTGAAGACGCCACGGCGGTGGTGAGCTACAGCTGCCCCCTGGGCCAGGGGCTCTACGGGCTCCGGGTGGACAGCGGCTACGTCTACGCGGGGCACAACTGGTGGGGCGACCCCTCCGGCCCCGCAGCCCCCGGGAACACGGGCGGCAAGGGGAGCAGGATAATGCTCGGCGAGAAGGCGACGGTCGACTACCGGCCCTGGCTCACCACCCGGCCCACCTGGTGCGTGAAGGGCAGGCCCCCCGTGGCGGGCTTCTGGTTCACGCCTAGACGCGTCTACTGGGGCTCCAACGTCACCTTCTACGGGCTCCTCTCCTACGACCCCGACGGCAACATCACGGAGTACCACTGGGACTTCGGCGACGGCACGGTGGCGAGCGGCGCGATAGTCACGCACGTCTTCGAGAAGCCCGGCGTCTACAACGTCACGCTCACCGTAGTCGACAACACGGGGCTGAGGGGCTCGAAGACGGCGGCTATAGAGGTGCTCAGGAGGCCCGCCAGGGTAGAGGCCCAGAGCATAATCGTCACCCGCGGCAGCCTGGCCCGCCTAGAGGCTCGGCTCCTCGACGGGCTCTCGGGCAGGCCCATCGTGGGGCGCTCTGTCAGCTTCTACGTGGATGGGAGGCTCGTCGGCACGGGCCGCACCGACCGCAGCGGCGTGGCGGTGGTGGAGTTTGACACCTCATGGCTCGGGCTGGGCAGGCACGATGTAGTGGCCAGGTTCGAGGGGGACAGCCTCTACGCCCCCGCGAAGGCCGGCGCGGCGGTAGAGGTGGTGTCCTACCGGGTATCCCTCACGGGCTACACGGCGTCCCCCGGGAGCGTGGACCCAGGCGGCCAGGCGATAGCCACCCTCCGGCTGCGGCTGGAGGGCGAGGGCTCGGTCGACGCGACGCTCGTCATAAACATGTTCGGGAAGAGCTACAGCGCCAAGGCCCCCCTCTTCCCCGGCGCGAACGTAGTGGAGGTCCCCATCCAGGTCCCCAGGGACGCGGCCGCCGGCAGCTACGACGCCAGCGCGACGCTCTACATAGCGGGCAAGCCCTACGCCTCCTGGAGGCTCCACAACCTGCTCCAGGTCAAGCCCGTGGTCTCCGCGAGCGTGGAGGAGGTGCGTGTCCTAGACCTGCCCGTTGTGGGTAAGAGCTTCCGGGTAGAGGTGAAGGTGGCCAACGAGGGGAACACGGCGGCCAAGCTGAGGGTCCACATATCCATAGAGGGCCTTGGGGAGGCCGACTCGGCGGAGGAGCTGGTCCCCCTGGGCGGCGACACGAGCTTCATAGTGAGCATCCCAGTCCCCCCTACAGCCTACCCGGGCACCTACACGGCCAGCATAGAGGTGCTGGACTCGAGCGGCAGGGCTGTAGCCACGGCCACTACGAGCATAAGGATACGGTCGGTGGTTGTGGAGCCGCAGCTCGAGAGCGCGAGCGTCGACATAGCTAGGAGGGGGCTGGTGGCCCACGTATCCTTCTACAACCCCAGCGAGCGCGACTCTGTGTTCCTGGCCAGGTTCCTGGTGGTCAGGGGCCAGGGGAACTGTGTGAACGTCAGCGCCTGCGCCATCTACGACTACGCCCAGGTAGTCACGGTGCCCGCTAGGAGCCACCGCACGCTGGACGTGAGCATGAGCCTGGGAACGGTGAGCCTCAAGCCCCTGGACGTTCTGAGCGTGGTCCTGGAGATCTACGATGACACGGGCAGCTACCTGCTCAAGAGGTACCAGATTGCCAGGGTGCCGGTGATAGAGCTCCTGCGCCGCAGCGTGGGGGTCGACGTGACGCCCAGCTACATCGCCGCCCCGCCCGGCGGCAAGGTTGACGTCAAGATAGTGGTTTCCTCGGGCGTCAGGATAGCGGGCGCGGCGCTGGAGCCGGTTAACGAGAGCTCCATAGCCAGGCTCTTCCTCCCGGCAACCCGCGTGGATATAGAGCCTGGGGAGTTCACCACCCTGTGGGCCGGGGTCCAGGTGTCCCCGGTGGCCGCGCCGGGGAGCGAGGACACGCTGTACCTCGTGCTCCGGCTGGGCGGCCAGGCGCTGGCAACAGTGCCCATCAGGGTCAAGGTGCCCTACGTGAAGCTTGAGGTGAAGAAGCTGGAGAGCTATAGGAACCTCGCAGTGCTGGAGGTCAGCGTGGCCAACCTAGACTCCATAGACTTCAAGAACGCCATACTCAGCATATCGTTCCCAGATAGTGTGACAGTGCTCGAAGCCGAGCCGGGCAACCACACGGCGGGGACCGCCTCCCTGCGGAGCGGCCTGCTGCGCCCAGGCGAGACCCTGTCCATGAGGGTGAAGGTGGCGTTGAGGAGCGGCAGCAGCATACCATACAGCGTCGTGCTTAGAGCGGTGCCGGATGGGGCGAGCGAGTCATTCACACTGGCAAGCACAAGCGGGCAGATACCCCTCGGCCCGAGCCGCGCCGGTCCCACCACGGCGTCCCAGAGGCCTACGACACCCACCACAGCAACGCCGGCGGGAGGCGCCGCGACACCCACCACGGCCGCCCACGCCACGCCCGCACCCGCCGCGGGAGGGGTGACGCTGACCCGCCGCCAGCGGGCCCTCATAGTGCTTGCGGTCAGCATCGTGGCGGTGGTCTCGCTGCTCGCCGCCATGGGCAAGCTGAGGCTCAGGCGCAGCCGCGGGGCCAGGAGGGCCAGCCGGGGGCCATGA
- a CDS encoding protein phosphatase 2C domain-containing protein, protein MAWRAWVATANTVHYEDDASLWLHGGYGAIAVADGVSTSRGGGASLLAAWGFTAFCRAVLPGWRGSIAGAARRCLELLDEAAREASPRDADTAAEAKRLYYRGCGAPCTRPMSPWEPARLEAQAPQEGGGGQAPSTTLLAALLGPGGQLALVLAGDGVVVATTGSKESTWLLWGALPQFYEGSRLARFIEVGRGLQGEPVVLETRLPGDTLLALATDGVDPAALAEELVELARRGVPEDAAEGNPASLLLSRIQQRAGGLEDDATIALAYWASQAPGRLGR, encoded by the coding sequence GTGGCGTGGCGCGCCTGGGTGGCAACCGCGAACACGGTCCACTACGAGGACGACGCCAGCCTGTGGCTCCACGGGGGCTACGGCGCCATAGCCGTGGCGGACGGTGTCTCCACGAGCCGCGGCGGGGGAGCCTCCCTCCTAGCAGCCTGGGGGTTCACAGCGTTCTGCAGGGCCGTCCTGCCGGGGTGGCGGGGGAGCATAGCCGGCGCGGCGCGCCGCTGCCTAGAGCTCCTCGACGAAGCGGCTCGGGAGGCGTCCCCACGCGACGCCGACACCGCGGCGGAGGCTAAGCGCCTCTACTACAGGGGCTGCGGGGCCCCCTGCACCAGGCCGATGAGCCCATGGGAGCCGGCTAGGCTCGAGGCCCAGGCCCCGCAGGAGGGGGGCGGCGGGCAGGCGCCCTCCACGACCCTTCTAGCGGCCCTCCTGGGCCCCGGGGGCCAGCTGGCACTGGTGCTGGCGGGCGACGGCGTGGTTGTGGCTACGACGGGGAGCAAGGAGTCCACCTGGCTCCTATGGGGCGCGCTGCCACAGTTCTACGAGGGGAGCCGGCTAGCCCGCTTCATCGAGGTCGGCAGGGGGCTCCAGGGGGAGCCGGTGGTCCTGGAGACCAGGCTCCCAGGCGACACCCTGCTGGCGCTCGCGACGGACGGGGTGGATCCCGCGGCGCTGGCGGAGGAGCTTGTGGAGCTGGCCCGAAGAGGGGTGCCGGAGGACGCGGCGGAGGGGAACCCCGCCTCCCTGCTGCTCAGCCGCATCCAGCAGCGGGCCGGGGGGCTGGAGGATGATGCGACGATAGCGCTGGCGTATTGGGCCAGCCAGGCCCCCGGGCGGCTAGGGCGCTGA
- the ileS gene encoding isoleucine--tRNA ligase yields MKRSYSPLEVEEWVLRFWDKNKVYEKVKRMTWDERPNAPLFAFLEGPPTANGFMHVGHARGRTLKDVKLRYARMRGYRVWDQAGWDTQGLPVELEAEKKLGMRSKRDIERYGVDRFIEECRRLVDYYIEHWERASKRLGLWLDYGHAYQTRHPRYIEAIWEFIKKAHEKGLLYEGRRVVPRCPRCGTALSSHEVAQGYQEVDDPSVYFKLPLEGLDNTYLVAWTTTPWTIIANEAAAVHPDEWYVFISVGDEIWVVAEKRLEAFAREVGLEKYMVVERVKGATLAGMRYRHPLAEEVPYHQRHEPPYHTVLAANWVTMEDGTGVVHLAPAHGPEDFEECSKRGIEAYTPLREDGYFGPESGAFKGMWFEDAGEKVIEVLRGKGLLVHAGTVRHEYPFCWRCGTRLFYYASRQWFIRITDEIRRKMVDGVRSMRWAPSWAARRMSDWVENARDWCISRERYWGTPLPVWRCTSCGHTVVVGSLEELRRLAVDPSSVPDDLHRPYIDRVELRCPKCGGVMRREPFVVDVWMDSGVAHTAALKQYGWLRLWDQLYPYTWITEAADQTRGWFYTLLVTGVVWHGKAPYRSVLLQGHVLDKEGKKMSKSKGNVVWALEWMEKHGADPMRMLLLSRAPWDSVNFDPDEVERYRGYLNILWNTVKFADTYMELDKWSPGPPEPGRLQAEDRWIIYRLSQALKRVEEAVENDNMHQALQTLVDLVVEQLSHRYIPLVRPRVWEEEATESKEAAYATLYYVLRRTIAAMAPFTPFIAEYLYQAFVKKYEPGAPESVHMLEWPSVDEKLLDEESYLAVEEALEAAEKVLALRSERRLKRRWPLRRAAIAAKPGSSLPVERLREAADVLARFANIKAVEVVDSEPGWAPRAEKIETSSMTVYVDMQLDEETMLEGLAREVIRRAQVLRKELDLPVDHTARRLLVYATGKLREAVERHRELIAREVRVGSIELASSPPRDGKKWRIEGEELVLSLEP; encoded by the coding sequence CTGAAGCGAAGCTATAGCCCCCTAGAGGTCGAGGAGTGGGTTCTCCGCTTCTGGGACAAGAACAAGGTATATGAGAAGGTCAAGCGGATGACGTGGGACGAGAGGCCCAATGCGCCTCTATTCGCGTTCCTTGAGGGCCCGCCGACCGCCAACGGGTTCATGCACGTGGGCCACGCCAGGGGCAGGACCCTGAAGGACGTGAAGCTGCGCTACGCCAGGATGAGGGGCTACCGAGTCTGGGACCAGGCCGGCTGGGACACCCAGGGGCTCCCCGTGGAGCTTGAGGCGGAGAAGAAGCTTGGCATGAGGAGCAAGAGGGATATCGAGCGATACGGCGTCGACCGCTTCATCGAGGAGTGCAGGCGGCTGGTAGACTACTACATCGAGCACTGGGAGAGGGCGAGCAAGAGGCTCGGGCTGTGGCTGGACTATGGCCACGCCTACCAGACGAGGCACCCCCGCTACATAGAGGCTATCTGGGAGTTCATCAAGAAGGCGCATGAGAAGGGGCTCCTCTACGAGGGCCGCCGCGTGGTCCCCCGGTGCCCCCGCTGCGGCACAGCGCTCAGCAGCCACGAGGTGGCGCAGGGCTACCAGGAGGTGGATGACCCCAGCGTCTACTTCAAGCTCCCCCTGGAGGGGCTCGACAACACCTACCTTGTAGCCTGGACCACCACGCCGTGGACGATAATAGCCAACGAGGCGGCGGCCGTCCACCCGGACGAGTGGTACGTGTTCATCTCAGTCGGCGATGAGATATGGGTGGTGGCTGAGAAGAGGCTGGAGGCCTTCGCCAGGGAGGTGGGGCTGGAGAAGTACATGGTTGTCGAGAGGGTGAAGGGCGCCACCCTCGCGGGGATGAGGTACCGGCACCCCCTGGCGGAGGAGGTACCCTACCACCAGCGCCACGAGCCCCCCTACCACACGGTGCTCGCCGCCAACTGGGTGACCATGGAGGATGGCACCGGGGTAGTGCACCTGGCCCCCGCCCACGGCCCCGAGGACTTTGAGGAGTGCAGCAAGAGGGGGATAGAGGCCTACACCCCGCTCCGCGAGGACGGCTACTTCGGCCCCGAGTCCGGCGCCTTCAAGGGCATGTGGTTCGAGGACGCCGGGGAGAAGGTGATAGAGGTACTCCGGGGCAAGGGGCTCCTAGTCCACGCGGGCACGGTGAGACACGAGTACCCGTTCTGCTGGCGCTGCGGCACCAGGCTCTTCTACTACGCGTCCCGCCAGTGGTTCATAAGGATAACGGACGAGATCCGGAGGAAGATGGTCGACGGGGTACGCTCGATGCGCTGGGCCCCCAGCTGGGCGGCCAGGAGGATGAGCGACTGGGTTGAGAACGCCCGCGACTGGTGTATAAGCCGCGAGCGGTACTGGGGCACCCCCCTCCCCGTGTGGCGCTGCACCAGCTGCGGCCACACTGTGGTCGTGGGGAGCCTCGAGGAGCTCAGGAGGCTAGCCGTGGACCCCTCCAGCGTGCCCGACGACCTCCACCGGCCCTACATAGACCGTGTGGAGCTCCGCTGCCCCAAGTGCGGCGGCGTGATGAGGAGGGAGCCGTTCGTGGTCGACGTCTGGATGGACAGCGGCGTGGCCCACACCGCGGCGCTGAAGCAGTACGGCTGGCTCAGGCTATGGGACCAGCTCTACCCCTACACCTGGATAACCGAGGCCGCTGACCAGACCAGGGGCTGGTTCTACACACTGCTCGTGACCGGCGTGGTGTGGCACGGCAAGGCCCCCTACCGCTCGGTGCTGCTCCAGGGCCACGTGCTGGACAAGGAGGGCAAGAAGATGAGCAAGAGCAAGGGCAACGTGGTGTGGGCGCTGGAGTGGATGGAGAAGCACGGCGCCGACCCTATGAGGATGCTTCTCCTGAGCCGCGCGCCCTGGGACAGCGTGAACTTCGACCCCGACGAGGTGGAGAGGTACCGGGGCTACCTCAACATACTATGGAACACCGTGAAGTTCGCCGACACCTACATGGAGCTCGACAAGTGGAGCCCCGGGCCCCCGGAGCCCGGGAGGCTCCAGGCAGAGGACCGCTGGATAATCTACAGGCTAAGCCAGGCGCTGAAGAGGGTGGAGGAGGCGGTCGAGAACGACAACATGCACCAGGCGCTCCAGACGCTGGTCGACCTGGTGGTGGAGCAGCTGAGCCACCGCTACATCCCCCTGGTCAGGCCGAGGGTCTGGGAGGAGGAGGCCACAGAGAGCAAGGAGGCGGCATACGCCACCCTCTACTACGTGCTCCGGAGGACCATAGCCGCCATGGCGCCCTTCACGCCCTTCATAGCCGAGTACCTCTACCAGGCCTTCGTAAAGAAGTACGAGCCCGGGGCGCCCGAGAGCGTCCACATGCTAGAGTGGCCGAGCGTCGACGAGAAGCTCCTCGACGAGGAGAGCTACCTCGCCGTCGAGGAGGCGCTAGAGGCGGCGGAGAAGGTGCTCGCACTGAGGAGCGAGAGGAGGCTGAAGAGGCGCTGGCCCCTCCGCCGCGCCGCTATAGCAGCCAAGCCCGGCTCCAGCCTCCCAGTGGAGAGGCTGCGGGAGGCAGCTGACGTGCTAGCCAGGTTCGCCAACATAAAGGCAGTGGAGGTGGTGGATTCGGAGCCCGGCTGGGCCCCCAGAGCGGAGAAAATAGAGACCAGCAGCATGACAGTGTACGTGGACATGCAGCTGGACGAGGAGACTATGCTGGAGGGCCTCGCCAGGGAGGTCATACGCCGCGCCCAGGTGCTCAGGAAGGAGCTGGACCTCCCCGTAGACCACACCGCTAGGAGGCTCCTAGTCTACGCCACGGGGAAGCTGCGGGAGGCGGTGGAGAGGCACCGGGAGCTGATAGCACGGGAGGTGAGGGTCGGCAGCATCGAGCTAGCCTCCAGCCCGCCTAGAGACGGGAAGAAGTGGCGAATAGAAGGCGAGGAGCTGGTGCTAAGCCTAGAGCCCTAG
- a CDS encoding class I SAM-dependent methyltransferase, which translates to MLGQRLLRVFYRRGPLFLHHSAAKALAEAGPRLVADIGSANALLARALEDHGYLPSYYLALDVDSLLLAAAPSRAWIERIQASAERLPLRGRAVDMAVLHDALHHFHRPWEALAEAARAAECILIDDIDAGRLSGKLVELAERLLGFPARFARPSEVAEKLQENMMRVVMMEADQGLPTYRMLACRAAAPGSSRARP; encoded by the coding sequence ATGCTAGGCCAGCGGCTGCTACGGGTCTTCTACCGCCGGGGGCCGCTCTTCCTACACCACTCGGCGGCCAAGGCCCTGGCGGAGGCTGGGCCCCGCCTCGTGGCTGATATAGGCTCGGCCAACGCCCTCCTAGCCCGGGCGCTAGAGGACCATGGCTACCTGCCGAGCTACTACCTCGCGCTCGACGTCGACAGCCTCCTCCTCGCGGCAGCCCCCTCCAGGGCCTGGATCGAGAGGATCCAGGCCTCCGCCGAGAGGCTCCCCCTCCGAGGCCGCGCGGTCGACATGGCTGTGCTGCATGACGCCCTTCACCACTTCCACCGGCCCTGGGAGGCTCTAGCGGAGGCGGCGCGGGCGGCAGAGTGCATCCTAATAGACGATATCGACGCCGGGAGGCTCTCCGGCAAGCTGGTGGAGCTAGCCGAGAGGCTCCTCGGCTTCCCCGCTAGGTTCGCGAGGCCCAGCGAGGTGGCGGAGAAGCTGCAGGAGAACATGATGAGGGTGGTAATGATGGAGGCCGACCAGGGGCTTCCGACCTACAGGATGCTGGCCTGCCGCGCGGCCGCCCCGGGGAGCAGCCGGGCCCGCCCCTAG